The following are encoded in a window of Psychrobacter sp. P11F6 genomic DNA:
- the glnD gene encoding [protein-PII] uridylyltransferase: MFTCDVASIDLTPLPLLSKDIATNASLLADTPVTEKSLLGIPHWLTQINQDMNRALERGVNIRQLVAARSGAIDELLIALFNWFELDKTDLALFATGGYGRGELSLYSDIDILLLSPDEIGADASGKIDRLVALLWDIGLEPALSVRSVNDALEASLDHTIASAQLEARLLIGNEALQDVPVQIVNKQWSPREFFEVKIAEAKARYLQHNATEYNLEPNIKTAPGGLRDIHIIGWVTKRYFRVGKLYDLVQQNFLTEKEFDELNFAEGYLWQIRHYLHVLTGRNENKLLFDYQREIAQLMGYETQPDDQPNAAVERFMRDYYRCAMQISTLSEMLTNHYYETIIEPQLPDDERPKKQPINARFNQVGDQIAMAHHRVFAQHPDAILEMFLLMGQYGIKNVRTHTLRALKIAARGIDQVYRDNPAHQALFLANLKEQNYLFHRLRAMNRYGVLGSYIPAFAQVTGLMQYDLFHRYTVDAHTLFLIRILHRFTDPRFYEDFPLVSSIFQRIERKEILVLAAMFHDIAKGRGGNHSELGQTESTEFCLAHGMSLADANLVGWLTRYHLLMSMTAQKKDISDPEVVTIFANLVGNVTHLNHLYVLTVADMNATNPQLWNSWRATLMKQLYSQTRRILRADIDAPTNRQDMISATRTQALAMLDSVNNQHMNRDEVLRLWDDLGDEYFLREIPEDILWHTEAILNHPPIGLASNADSPPLVVLREHRELALDAVQVFVYTQDQTNLFAVTMAVFDQMNLDVLDARIITATRDFALDSYVLLDPSGTLLVDEDSQQELKQRLINAFKDPTVLKLTNKRIPRQLRHFEVTTVINFEFNEASDQHIMSLETLDQPGLLARVGQVFLQEKIEVHAARITTLGERAEDMFYISDQNDEPLSAARLEALRSALMASLSMQREQPAAYSKCD, encoded by the coding sequence ATGTTTACTTGTGATGTCGCTTCTATCGATCTGACACCTTTACCTCTATTATCAAAGGATATAGCGACAAACGCGTCACTGCTAGCGGACACCCCTGTCACTGAAAAGTCGCTACTGGGTATTCCTCACTGGTTGACTCAAATTAATCAGGATATGAACCGTGCACTTGAACGCGGTGTCAATATTCGTCAATTGGTGGCGGCACGCTCTGGTGCGATTGACGAATTGCTGATTGCCTTGTTTAACTGGTTTGAGCTGGATAAGACAGATTTGGCTTTATTTGCCACAGGCGGTTATGGTCGCGGCGAGCTGTCGCTTTATTCAGACATCGACATTTTATTGCTCTCCCCTGATGAGATTGGCGCTGATGCCAGTGGGAAAATAGATCGGTTGGTGGCGCTATTGTGGGATATCGGATTAGAGCCTGCTCTCTCGGTACGTAGTGTTAATGACGCTTTAGAGGCGTCCCTTGATCACACCATTGCCAGTGCCCAGCTAGAAGCTCGGCTATTAATCGGTAATGAGGCTTTACAGGATGTGCCGGTTCAAATTGTCAATAAACAGTGGTCGCCGCGTGAGTTTTTTGAAGTAAAAATCGCAGAAGCTAAAGCGCGATACTTACAGCACAATGCCACCGAGTACAACCTTGAACCCAATATAAAAACCGCCCCTGGTGGTCTACGCGACATTCATATCATCGGCTGGGTGACCAAACGCTATTTTCGAGTGGGTAAGCTGTATGACTTAGTACAACAAAACTTTTTGACTGAAAAAGAGTTCGATGAGCTGAACTTTGCAGAAGGTTATTTATGGCAAATACGTCATTATCTGCATGTATTGACTGGTCGCAACGAAAACAAGCTGCTGTTTGATTATCAGCGTGAGATTGCCCAATTGATGGGTTATGAGACGCAGCCAGACGATCAGCCAAATGCCGCCGTCGAGCGTTTTATGCGCGACTATTATCGCTGTGCCATGCAGATATCAACGCTGTCTGAGATGCTGACCAATCACTACTACGAGACGATTATAGAGCCGCAGTTACCTGATGATGAGCGTCCAAAAAAGCAGCCAATCAATGCGCGCTTTAACCAAGTTGGTGACCAAATCGCCATGGCGCATCATCGGGTTTTTGCTCAGCACCCTGATGCTATCCTAGAGATGTTTTTACTGATGGGTCAGTACGGTATCAAAAACGTGCGTACTCATACGTTGCGTGCGCTAAAAATCGCCGCGCGTGGCATCGATCAAGTCTACCGTGATAACCCCGCTCACCAAGCGCTCTTTTTAGCCAATTTAAAAGAGCAGAATTATCTGTTTCATCGCCTGCGTGCCATGAATCGCTATGGCGTCTTAGGCAGCTACATTCCTGCGTTCGCCCAAGTGACCGGTCTAATGCAATATGATTTATTTCACCGTTATACGGTTGATGCGCATACCTTATTTTTGATTCGGATTTTACATCGCTTCACCGACCCACGGTTTTATGAAGATTTTCCACTGGTCAGCTCTATCTTTCAGCGTATCGAGCGCAAGGAAATCTTGGTACTGGCCGCCATGTTCCATGATATTGCCAAAGGTCGCGGTGGCAACCATAGTGAGCTTGGACAAACCGAGTCGACTGAATTTTGTTTGGCGCATGGTATGAGTCTGGCAGATGCCAATTTGGTCGGTTGGCTAACTCGCTATCATTTATTGATGTCAATGACTGCTCAGAAAAAAGACATCTCAGATCCAGAAGTGGTCACTATTTTTGCCAATTTAGTCGGTAACGTCACCCACCTCAATCATTTATATGTGCTCACTGTTGCGGATATGAATGCGACCAATCCACAGTTGTGGAACAGCTGGCGTGCCACATTAATGAAACAGTTATACTCACAAACTCGGCGCATTTTGCGCGCTGATATCGATGCACCTACTAATCGCCAAGATATGATCAGTGCCACACGTACCCAAGCCTTAGCGATGCTCGATAGCGTCAACAATCAACACATGAATCGCGATGAAGTCTTGAGGCTATGGGATGATTTGGGTGATGAATATTTCTTGAGAGAAATTCCTGAAGACATCTTATGGCATACCGAGGCCATTTTGAACCATCCACCGATTGGTCTTGCTTCTAATGCAGATAGCCCGCCATTGGTAGTACTGCGTGAGCATCGTGAGTTGGCCCTTGATGCGGTACAGGTCTTTGTTTATACCCAAGATCAGACGAACCTGTTTGCAGTCACCATGGCTGTATTCGATCAAATGAACTTGGATGTTTTAGACGCCCGTATTATTACTGCTACCCGCGATTTTGCTTTGGACTCCTATGTACTGCTTGATCCCAGTGGCACATTATTGGTCGATGAGGACAGTCAACAAGAGCTCAAACAGCGCTTAATCAATGCCTTTAAAGACCCGACAGTATTGAAGCTTACCAATAAGCGTATACCGCGTCAGCTTAGACACTTTGAAGTGACCACGGTGATTAATTTTGAGTTTAATGAGGCTTCTGATCAGCATATTATGAGCTTAGAAACCCTTGATCAGCCGGGGCTACTGGCAAGAGTAGGACAGGTGTTTTTGCAGGAGAAAATTGAGGTACATGCGGCGCGTATCACCACTTTGGGCGAACGTGCAGAAGATATGTTTTATATCAGCGATCAAAATGATGAACCGCTATCTGCTGCTAGACTTGAAGCGCTACGATCCGCCTTGATGGCAAGTCTC
- the map gene encoding type I methionyl aminopeptidase, protein MTKKSLIQSPEAIEKMRVAGKLASDVLVMLDEHVRVGISTEALNQIAHDYIVNVQQAIPAPLNYNGFPKSICTSINHVVCHGIPAENKLLKDGDIINIDVTVIKDGYYGDTSKMWIVGNGSIMAQRICKVAQDALYAGMSVVKNGARLGDVGAAIQAVVEPERFSIVREFCGHGISNEFHHEPQVMHYGKKGTGFELKTGMTFTIEPMINQGTWQTKILPDEWTAITKDRKLSAQWEHTMVVTDNGCEVFTTRPEEDLSFLTQ, encoded by the coding sequence ATGACTAAAAAATCCCTTATCCAGTCCCCAGAAGCCATAGAAAAAATGCGCGTGGCCGGTAAACTTGCCAGTGATGTCCTTGTCATGCTCGATGAGCACGTTCGAGTTGGCATCAGTACCGAGGCACTTAACCAAATCGCCCATGACTATATCGTTAATGTGCAACAGGCTATTCCTGCACCGCTTAACTATAATGGCTTCCCAAAATCAATTTGTACCTCGATTAACCATGTGGTTTGTCATGGTATTCCAGCCGAAAACAAGCTACTCAAAGATGGCGATATCATTAATATCGATGTGACTGTGATAAAAGATGGCTACTATGGCGATACCTCAAAAATGTGGATCGTTGGTAACGGCTCTATCATGGCACAGCGTATCTGCAAAGTGGCACAAGACGCTCTTTATGCTGGTATGAGTGTCGTCAAAAATGGTGCGCGTCTAGGTGATGTCGGCGCTGCTATCCAAGCAGTGGTCGAGCCTGAGCGTTTTAGTATCGTTCGCGAGTTCTGTGGTCACGGCATTAGTAATGAGTTTCACCATGAGCCGCAAGTCATGCACTATGGCAAAAAAGGTACAGGCTTTGAGCTAAAAACAGGCATGACCTTTACCATCGAGCCGATGATTAACCAAGGTACATGGCAAACCAAGATTTTGCCTGATGAATGGACGGCGATTACTAAAGACCGTAAGCTGTCAGCACAGTGGGAGCATACGATGGTCGTGACCGATAATGGCTGTGAGGTGTTTACCACTCGCCCTGAAGAAGATTTGAGTTTTTTGACCCAGTAA